AACGCCGACAGGCTCCCCAGGGGCTCGGCCTGATCCCTCAACCGGGCGAAGCGTGGATCCGCGTCCGCCAGGACGAGCGATGGCAGCAACAGGGCGACGGCCAGGATGAATCGTTTCATGGGGGCATCTCCAAAGGCAGGGGGCGGGAAATGGGGGCGCGCGGATGCTGCCACTCTCGGGAGCCTCCGGACACCCGCATGTGGGTACGTAGCGGTACGTGTTGGTATGGGTCGGTGGAGATTTTGACTACATGTCCTCACCATGTAGTTTCTCGCCCACTTCCACCTCCCCCGGAGACACCCGTTGGCACAGGTTCAGGTCCGAGAGCGCCGCGCCCATCTGCGTTTCGACAAGGTCTTCACCATCTACCTCTCCACGGAGGGGGGGTTGAGCCGGGGGATTGGCCGCAACATCAGCCAGCAGGGCCTGTTCGTGGAGACGCGCGAGCCGCTGACGCTGGGCGAGCGGGTGAAGGTGACGTTCGCGGGCGAGGACGGCACGGAGATGACGTGCCTGTGCGAGGTGCGCTACCAGGTGGCGCTGGCGTACGGGCGCAAGGACGGGCGCGAGGGCAACAGCCGCGGCGTGGGCCTGCGCATCGTGGCCTACGAGGTCCAGGAGGATCAGCCCCTGCTGCTGGTGGCGCGCGAGCGCGTCATGCACTGAGCCCGGGAGGGCCGGTGGGAAGCACGCCGGGAGGAACCGAGGACATGCAAAGGGCACGGCCGCGTCGGGTGCGGACCGTGCCCTTCGTGCTTCACGGCGGGAGGCGGGGGCCTACTGGGAGAAGCCCTCGAGGAGGTAGTGGGCCTCGATGCGCTTGAGCGCGAGGATCATCGCGGCGCAGCGCGGATCCACTTCCTTGCCGATGCAGAACGGCCGGCTGTCGTGGGAGTCCGAGCGGCGCGCCTGGTTGCGCGAGATGTCGCGGATGATGCGGTAGTTGCGCTTCATGGCGTGCTCGAGGCGCTGGTTGACCTCGGGCTCGCTCCAGCGCTCCATGCGCTTGTTCTGGATCCACTCGTAGTAGCTCACCGTCACGCCGCCGGCGTTGGCGATGATGTCGGGGATCATGTCGATGCCGCGCTTCTGCAGGACGCGGTCGGCGTCCGGGGTGGTGGGGCCGTTGGCGCCCTCGGCCACGAGCTTCACCTTGAGGCGCTCGGCCACGTCGGCGGTGATTTCGCCACCCAGGGCGGCGGGCAGGCAGATGTCGGCCTGCACCTCCCAGAAGTCCTTCTTGTCGATCTTCTGGGCGCCGGGGAAGCCCACCACGCTGCGGCGCAGGTTCTTGGCGTCGTTGACGTAGGCGAGCAGGGCGGGTACGTCGATGCCATCGCCGTTGTAGATGGTGCCGTCGGCGTCGTTCACCGCGAGCAGACGCGCGCCCATGCGCTGGAGGATGGCGGCGCCGTGGCTGCCCACGTTGCCGAAGCCCTGGAGGATGAAGCTCTTGCCGCGCAGGTTCTCGCCCTTCTCGGCGTAGTAGTCCTCGATGCAGAACGCCACGCCCTGGCCGGTGGCGGCCGCGCGGCCCTCGGAGCCGCCGATGCGCACGTCCTTGCCGGTGACGATGCCGCGCATGCCGTGGCGGTCGCGCTCACCGTCCGAGTACTGCCGGTACATGAGCGCCATGATGTCCCCGTTGGTCCCCACGTCGGGCGCGGGGATGTCGATGTTGGGGCCGATCATGCTCTTGAGCTTGTACATGAAGCGCAGGGTGATGTTCTCCAGCTCCTCCCGGCCGTACGAGCGCGGATCGATCTGGATGCCACCCTTGCCACCGCCGAACGGCACCTCGGAAATGGCCGTCTTCCAGGTCATCTCCGCGGCGAGCGCCTTGAACAGGTCCAGCGACACCTCCCGGTGGTAGCGGATGCCGCCCTTGTAGGGGCCGCGCGCCTGGTTGTGCTGGACGCGGTAGGCCTTGAAGCGCTGGGACTCTCCGGGAACCAGCTGGTACACGTGGCCGTCGGGAAGGCGCAGGTGACCACGGCGGATGGAGACGTCCGAGCCGAGCAGGGCGCGGCCATTGAGGATGATCTTCCCGTCGGCCAGCCGCTCGAGGCCCTCGGGGTTGCGCACCTGGGTGGGCGGCAGGTCCGCGAAGTCGCGCGCCTGCTCCGGGGCGAGCGGCACCAGACGGTCCTTCAGCTTCGCGGTGACGTAGAAGATGTGCTCGTAGTCGGGCTCCTCGAGCTCGAGACGGACGCGCTTGTCCAGCCCGATGAGGTCGGCGGCGCGATGGAAGATCTCCATCGCCTCCGTGTAGACGGTGCGCTTGGGCGTGGGAGCCGGGGCGCGCATGAAGTTCTCTTCATTGGCCATGGGAAAAATCGCTCCTTGGGGTTGAGGCGATCGTGGGGAGAAGCAAGGCCCTTATGCGCATAGGCGCTTGCGGTGGTCAATCTGGGCGCATCGCGGTGAAGGTGTAAAAGCCCAAGTACTTTCAGGTAGTTAGCCAACGCGGCGTGTCATGGACGGACCGTCGGAGCCCGTATGCGCGCGGGGTCCTGGAAAATTTCCGGGAGGCGGCGGAGAGGGGCCCGAAAGAAGTGCTTGCCGTGTCCGAATGCTCATGGTACTTCGCGCCCACTTTCGGTGACGCCGGAAGGGCCTCGTTGGGCCGACATAGCTCAGTCGGTAGAGCAACTGATTCGTAATCAGTAGGTCCCCAGTTCAAATCTGGGTGTCGGCTCCAGGAAATAAAGGGTCGGTCACGCGAGTGACCGACCCTTTTCCTTTTCCCCGAAGAAGAGCGCCGACGGACGGCTGCCTGGGCCATCGCCCTCCCTCCGAGCGGCCTCCAGCGCGGGAACTCCTGGCCCTGATATGGGGATGGTTTCCAGGTCGCGGAAGGCGTGGCGTACTGGTCGGGCGTCGCGTCCCCGGAGGAGCACTTGCGCGTGGTGCTGCTCACCTACTTGACGAGTTCGATCCTCGCCTTCAGCGGACCGGGCTCCCTCAGGGCTTCGACGCCACCGTCGAGTTTGCCGAGCGTGACGAGCCCGCTCGAATGGCCGAAGTCCCTGTGGAACAGGGCCAGATTCCCCCAGGGGGCGTAGTAGGTGATGTCGCCGGCCGAGGCATCGGTGCCTGGAGGCGCGCCCTTCGTGGACAGCCTCCTCGGCAAGTCGCTGATCTTCTCGGTCGCCGCGTAGTCCTCGAGGGTCAGGGTCAGTGGCAGCAGGGAGACGAAGTCGCGCGTGGTTGCGTTGTCGCGCAGGGTGGCCGTCAGGACCTTCTCTCCAATCGTCAGTCGAATCTTCATGGTCTTTGCCTTGGTGGGGGCGTGCTGCTGCGCATGGGCTGGAAGCGCCGGCAGCGCGAGCGCGAAGACGAGAGAGGTGATGAAGGCCACCCCGGACTTCGCCGCCCGCGTCGCACGGACGCGAGGGGTCGTCATGGGCGACGGCGAAGGAGTCACAGACATTGGCCTCATCGTGGCTTCGCTCCGAGCGAGAGCGGCTCCGTCTCGAAAAGCCTGCGCGCCGTGATCATGGACCTGGTGACGTCCACGTACTTCTTGAAGTGCGGCGACTCGAGGTGCTGACGGTATGCCTTCTCGTCCGCGTAAAGCTCGAAAAACCGCAGATGGGTCGGGTTCTCTTTCAAGGCCACCGAGTAGATGGCCAGCACGCCGGCTTCGATGCGGATCGAGGTTTCGATCTCCTCCGTCACGGCGGCCTTGTAGGCTTCGAGTTGGGCCGGAGCGATCTCCAGTTCGGCGATACGCACGAGCGCTTTGGCGGGCAACCGCGGCTTCGCGCCGAGCAGGATGGGCACCGCGTCGTACATTCTGCGGGCCAACACCATCCTGGCCGTGCCAGAGCGAAACCTCTGGAAATGCGGCGTCCGCAGATGCGCTTGATACGCGCTTTCGTCCGCGTACATCTCGAACACACGGATGCGGGCCGGGTTGCCTTTCTCTGCCGCGGCATGGAGGGCCAGCACGCCCCGCTCCATCCGAAGCGTCGCCACCGCATGCTCGCGAGCCGCCGCCTTGAAGCCTTCCAACCGCGCGGGGTCGATGTCCAGGTCCTCCAATCGCGCGAACGGGACCTGCGCTTTCTGGGCCAGGGCGGGCGGGCCAAGGCACAACGCCAGCGCCGACGCGCACACCCTCGAGAATTGCCTGAGGTTCATGTGTATTCATTTCCAGAGATTGATGCCGAACTCCGACGTCGAGACCGCTCGCGGCACCTTCACCCCTTCAGCGATCGATCAGGCGTTGCTGTTGCGGCGGGTAGCGGTCTCCGCTCGGCTTGATACGCGAGGCGCCATCCTCGAGCTCGCGGAGGTCGCTTGCCGTGAGCTCGATGTCGGCGGCGCCCGCGTTCTCGAGCATGCGCGCCTGCTTCGTCGTCCCTGGGATCGGTACGATCCACGGCTTCTGCGCGAGCACCCACGCGAGTGCGATCTGACCGGGAGTGGCGTTCTTCTCCTTGGCGATCCGCGCGAGCAGCTCCACGAATGCCTGGTTCGCCTGAAGGTTCTCGGGCTGGAACCGCGGGATGGTGCTCCGGAAATCGCTCGAATCGAACGTCGTGGTCGGGTCGATCTTGCCGGTCAGAAAGCCTTTGCCGAGCGGGCTGAACGGCACGAAGCCGATGCCAAGCTCCTCGAGCGTCGGCAACACGCTCGTCTCGGGCTCGCGCCACCACAACGAATACTCGCTCTGGAGCGCGGTGACGGGCTGCACCGCGTGCGCGCGACGGATCGTCCGCGCCCCCGCTTCGGAGAGGCCAAAGTGTTTGACCTTCCCTTCGCGAATGAGGTCCTTCACGGCGCCCGCAACGTCTTCGATCGGTACCGCTGGGTCGACGCGGTGTTGGTAATAGAGGTCGATCGCGTCGACCTTCAGCCGCTTCAACGAGCTTTCGGCGGCCTGCTTGATGTGCTCCGGGCGACTATTGATGAGGCTCCATCTCCCTTCCCCTTCGTGCGCCGGCGCGAACCCGAATTTCGTCGCGATGACGACGCGCCCGCGGAATGGCGCGAGGGCTTCGCCGAGGAGTTCCTCGTTCGTCAGCGGTCCGTACACTTCCGCCGTGTCGAAGAACGTGACGCCGCGATCGACCGCTGCGCGGATGAGCGCGATCATCTCCTTGGTGTCCTTCGGTGGGCCGTAGCTCCAGCTCATGCCCATGCAGCCGAGGCCGATGGCGGAGACCTCGAGTCCTTGTCGCCCGAGCGTGCGTTTGGGGAGCTTGTTGTTGCTCATGGCTGTTTCTCCTCGGTAAGGGCTTGCGTCTCGCGCGGCACGACCCAGCGCACCGTATAGCCGCCATCGACGTCGACCCAGTGCTCGGGCGACACATCGTAGAGCTTCACGATCACGTGGGGCATGGGTTTCTCCTTGGCCTCTGCGCCATCGCCCAGGCGAGCGCGATCTGTCCGGGTGTGGCGTTCTCGCGTCGGGCCCGGTCGCGCACCAGCGCCAGGAACGGCATGTTCGTCGCGAGGTTCTCCGGTGTGAAGTGCTCGCCAGTTCCATAGGTCATGAGTTCTCTGAGGTCCGTTCGCAAGGGCGGGGGGCGTTACGCCGGGCTTGCGAAGAGAAGTATGCGCCGGACTCGCCGAAGACTAGGCGTCCGGGAGCAAACGGGCTTTGAAGCTCTGCTTGATAATGTGCCCTGGTCTGCTCGATAGAGGGACACTCGCGATGAAGACGGCTCTACTTCCCCAGCTCCAGGTGTTCCTCGTCGTGGCCCGCCTGCGCAGCTTCAGCGGCGCGGCGCGCGAGCTCGGCGTCTCCACGACCGCGGTGAGTCAGTCCGTGCGCCATCTCGAGGAGCAACTGAGCGTGGTGCTGCTCACCCGCACGACGCGCAGCGTGTCGCTGACGGATGCGGGCAGGCGGCTCGTGGAGGGCGCGGGCCCCGCCCTGGGACAGGCGCTCGCCACCCTCACCGAGGTTTCCGCTCGACCGGGAGAGACGGTGGGCCGGGTCCGGCTGTCGGTGCCGCGGGCGGCGGTGCCCTACGTCATCACCCCGGTGGTCCCCACCTTCCGTGAGCGTCACCCGCGAATCGAGGTGGAGGTCGTCATCGAGGAGCGCTTCGTGGACATCGTGGCCGAGGGCTACGACGCGGGCGTGCGGCTGAGCGAGGCCATCGAGCGCGACATGGTGCAGGTGCGGCTCACCGACGCCTTCCGCTTCGTGGTGGTGGGCTCGCCCGACTACCTGGCGCGCCACGGCACGCCCCAGCGCCCCGAGGATCTCCTGCGCCACGAGTGCATCACCTTCCGCATGCGGACCACCGGAGTGATCTACGCTTGGGAGCTGGAGCGGGGCCGCAGGAACTGGCGCGTGCCGGTGCGCGGAGGCGTCGTCACCAACGACAACCCGCTGAGTGTGTCCCTGGCGGAGCAGGGCCTGGGGCTGGCGTACACCCTCGAGCCCATGGTGGCGGAGCAGTTGCGCACCGGGCGGTTGCATCGGGTGCTCGAGCCCTACTCGCCCACCGTCCCCGGCTTCTTCCTCTACTTCCCCAGCCGTGCCCAGCGCTCCCCGGCCCTGCGCCTCTTCGTCGATACGGCCAGGGAGCTTGTCAGGCACGCGGTGTGAAGTTACTCGCGTCGGCTCCGCGTTGCCGGTGACGTGCTCCCCCCAGCCGACGACCTGGTTCGTCCGTTCGCGTCAACGAATCGTGTACCCGCCATCCACCACGAGTGCTTGACCGATCGCAAAGCCTGCCCCAGGGCCGCAAAGCCAGAGAACGGCGGAAGCGATTTCCTCCGCCCGCCCGAGCCGCCCCAGCGGAATCTCCTTCATGACCGCCTTCATGGTCTCGGGCTCGTTGTTCAGGTGGTCGACGAGCGCGCGGAGGGCAGGGGAGGCCTGCCGGCGCGTCGGGTAGTGCAGGAAGTAACCGGGGAAGGGCGTGCAGAACGCGTCCAGCACGGACACGAGCTCCCCGCGCGCCAGTTCGTCGCGCACGCGGTCCTCGAAGGTCATCGTCAGCCCCATCCCGGCGCGGGCAAGGCGGAGGTTGAACGCCGGGTCGGTGGAGAGCACGTGCGCGGGGACCGTGACGGCGAAGTCACGGCCGCCCTCTGTGAACTCCCACCGGTACGGGGGAGCATCGGGCTCCAAGTGCCAGTTGATGCACACGTGCTCGGCGAGGTCCCGCGGGTGCCGCGGCGGCGCGTGACGCTTGAAGTAGGAGGGCGCCCCTACCACGATGAATCGCATGTCCCCGCCCACCGGCACGGCCACCATGTCCCGGTCGATGACTTCGCCAAGCTGGATTGCGGCGTCGTACCCGCCGGCCACGATGTCGACCCGCGCCTCGCTCACGTGCACGTCGAGCTGGACGTCCGGGTACCTGGCAAGGAACTCGGCGAGGAGGGGACTGGCCAGGACGGAGTCGGCTCCGGGTGACACCTGAAGGCGAAGCATCCCGCGTGGCGCATCCCCGAGCGCACTCACGGCCGCGACCGCGGCTCGCACCCCCTCAGCGGCGGGGCGCACGGCGGCGTAGAGGCGCTCTCCTGCCTCGGTGAGCCGGACGCTGCGCGTGGTCCGCTGCACCAGCGCCACCCCGAGCCGGTCCTCCAGCCGCCGCAGGGCCTGGCTCACCGCCGAGCCGCTCACGCCAAGACGGTCACCGGCGCCGCGGAGGCTCCGCACCTCGGCCACGGCCAGGAAGACGCTCATCCCCTCGAAGTCGTCCCGCATCATGAAGCGAGGCTTACCACCTCGCGAAGCCCCCGCTCGTGGAGAGGCGGTCCCGGCGGAAGTCGTTGGCTCCATCGGACGTCAGGACGTCGCCCCTCGCGGATGGTGGCTGGAACGACATCCGCCGCCGGGCGACGAGCGTGGTCACGCGTTGCTTGGGCTTGGGGCGGGGTGCGCGACCACTCGTGTTGTCCATCTGGATACTGGGAATGGAGAACCAATCGCCTACACGTCCGTGGGTGTCGAGCCGGTCGAGGTGAGCGAGGCCGAGTTCAAGGTGGCCCTCACGCAGCTCCTCCTCGACATGCGGATGGACGTTGCATTCCGGGAGATTGAAGAGGCGGATGAGCGAGGGTGGGTGCGGTCCAGGACTCTGCTCGCATCCTCGAAGGGCCTCGCTGATTCGGGCTTGGGGAGTTCACCTGAATCGTTGTACACGCGCATCTGCCCCGACACGGATGACTGCTTGACCCTGGTAGGCGGGACGGGGTTGTCGTTCGGGCGGAAGGATCGGACGCTGATGGCCCTGTCCTTCGCGCTCGATACCGTCTGGGAGAGCGTCGAGGCGGAGGTCGGCAAGATGCTGAATCCGGTAGTGCTCAAGGCGATGTTGACGTCGGTAGCCCTGTCCGTGCTCCTCACGATGACCCTGCCCGAGCCCGTCACCAAGGTCCTCGCGGTCGCGTTGACGGCGGC
Above is a window of Cystobacter fuscus DNA encoding:
- a CDS encoding aldo/keto reductase produces the protein MSNNKLPKRTLGRQGLEVSAIGLGCMGMSWSYGPPKDTKEMIALIRAAVDRGVTFFDTAEVYGPLTNEELLGEALAPFRGRVVIATKFGFAPAHEGEGRWSLINSRPEHIKQAAESSLKRLKVDAIDLYYQHRVDPAVPIEDVAGAVKDLIREGKVKHFGLSEAGARTIRRAHAVQPVTALQSEYSLWWREPETSVLPTLEELGIGFVPFSPLGKGFLTGKIDPTTTFDSSDFRSTIPRFQPENLQANQAFVELLARIAKEKNATPGQIALAWVLAQKPWIVPIPGTTKQARMLENAGAADIELTASDLRELEDGASRIKPSGDRYPPQQQRLIDR
- a CDS encoding Glu/Leu/Phe/Val family dehydrogenase gives rise to the protein MANEENFMRAPAPTPKRTVYTEAMEIFHRAADLIGLDKRVRLELEEPDYEHIFYVTAKLKDRLVPLAPEQARDFADLPPTQVRNPEGLERLADGKIILNGRALLGSDVSIRRGHLRLPDGHVYQLVPGESQRFKAYRVQHNQARGPYKGGIRYHREVSLDLFKALAAEMTWKTAISEVPFGGGKGGIQIDPRSYGREELENITLRFMYKLKSMIGPNIDIPAPDVGTNGDIMALMYRQYSDGERDRHGMRGIVTGKDVRIGGSEGRAAATGQGVAFCIEDYYAEKGENLRGKSFILQGFGNVGSHGAAILQRMGARLLAVNDADGTIYNGDGIDVPALLAYVNDAKNLRRSVVGFPGAQKIDKKDFWEVQADICLPAALGGEITADVAERLKVKLVAEGANGPTTPDADRVLQKRGIDMIPDIIANAGGVTVSYYEWIQNKRMERWSEPEVNQRLEHAMKRNYRIIRDISRNQARRSDSHDSRPFCIGKEVDPRCAAMILALKRIEAHYLLEGFSQ
- a CDS encoding PilZ domain-containing protein — protein: MAQVQVRERRAHLRFDKVFTIYLSTEGGLSRGIGRNISQQGLFVETREPLTLGERVKVTFAGEDGTEMTCLCEVRYQVALAYGRKDGREGNSRGVGLRIVAYEVQEDQPLLLVARERVMH
- a CDS encoding putative quinol monooxygenase; translated protein: MNLRQFSRVCASALALCLGPPALAQKAQVPFARLEDLDIDPARLEGFKAAAREHAVATLRMERGVLALHAAAEKGNPARIRVFEMYADESAYQAHLRTPHFQRFRSGTARMVLARRMYDAVPILLGAKPRLPAKALVRIAELEIAPAQLEAYKAAVTEEIETSIRIEAGVLAIYSVALKENPTHLRFFELYADEKAYRQHLESPHFKKYVDVTRSMITARRLFETEPLSLGAKPR
- a CDS encoding LysR family transcriptional regulator, encoding MSVFLAVAEVRSLRGAGDRLGVSGSAVSQALRRLEDRLGVALVQRTTRSVRLTEAGERLYAAVRPAAEGVRAAVAAVSALGDAPRGMLRLQVSPGADSVLASPLLAEFLARYPDVQLDVHVSEARVDIVAGGYDAAIQLGEVIDRDMVAVPVGGDMRFIVVGAPSYFKRHAPPRHPRDLAEHVCINWHLEPDAPPYRWEFTEGGRDFAVTVPAHVLSTDPAFNLRLARAGMGLTMTFEDRVRDELARGELVSVLDAFCTPFPGYFLHYPTRRQASPALRALVDHLNNEPETMKAVMKEIPLGRLGRAEEIASAVLWLCGPGAGFAIGQALVVDGGYTIR
- a CDS encoding LysR family transcriptional regulator encodes the protein MKTALLPQLQVFLVVARLRSFSGAARELGVSTTAVSQSVRHLEEQLSVVLLTRTTRSVSLTDAGRRLVEGAGPALGQALATLTEVSARPGETVGRVRLSVPRAAVPYVITPVVPTFRERHPRIEVEVVIEERFVDIVAEGYDAGVRLSEAIERDMVQVRLTDAFRFVVVGSPDYLARHGTPQRPEDLLRHECITFRMRTTGVIYAWELERGRRNWRVPVRGGVVTNDNPLSVSLAEQGLGLAYTLEPMVAEQLRTGRLHRVLEPYSPTVPGFFLYFPSRAQRSPALRLFVDTARELVRHAV
- a CDS encoding cyclophilin-like fold protein, coding for MAFITSLVFALALPALPAHAQQHAPTKAKTMKIRLTIGEKVLTATLRDNATTRDFVSLLPLTLTLEDYAATEKISDLPRRLSTKGAPPGTDASAGDITYYAPWGNLALFHRDFGHSSGLVTLGKLDGGVEALREPGPLKARIELVK